A single window of Nicotiana sylvestris chromosome 5, ASM39365v2, whole genome shotgun sequence DNA harbors:
- the LOC104222465 gene encoding mitochondrial uncoupling protein 5-like: MGVKGFVEGGIASIIAGCSTHPLDLIKVRMQLQGETPISSTPSSSPLRPALAFHPANHATQAHVPVTPRAIPRVGPITVGVRIVTQEGVAALFSGISATVLRQTLYSTTRMGLYDMLKQKWTDPETNNMPLGRKIVAGLIAGGIGAAVGNPADVAMVRMQADGRLPAAQRRNYKSVVDAIAQMSKNEGVTSLWRGSSLTVNRAMLVTASQLASYDQFKEMILEKDLMKDGLGTHVTASFAAGFVASVVTNPVDVIKTRVMNMKVEPGTAPPYNGALDCAMKTIKAEGPMALYKGFIPTISRQGPFTIVLFVTLEQVRKLLKDF; this comes from the coding sequence ATGGGGGTGAAAGGTTTTGTTGAAGGAGGCATTGCTTCTATTATTGCTGGTTGTAGTACTCATCCTCTTGATCTTATCAAGGTACGTATGCAACTTCAAGGCGAAACGCCTATTTCTTCAACTCCCAGTTCATCTCCTCTTCGTCCCGCTCTTGCTTTTCATCCCGCCAACCACGCAACTCAAGCTCACGTGCCAGTAACACCACGCGCCATTCCTCGTGTGGGACCCATTACCGTCGGCGTTCGTATCGTTACACAAGAAGGCGTCGCCGCCCTCTTCTCCGGTATCTCCGCTACCGTTCTCCGGCAAACCCTTTATTCGACTACCAGAATGGGGTTGTACGACATGTTGAAGCAAAAATGGACGGATCCTGAGACGAATAACATGCCTTTGGGTAGAAAAATTGTCGCCGGACTCATCGCCGGCGGTATTGGGGCGGCGGTCGGTAACCCTGCTGACGTGGCGATGGTCCGCATGCAGGCCGATGGTCGGCTGCCGGCGGCACAACGGCGGAATTACAAGAGCGTGGTAGATGCTATCGCGCAAATGAGCAAGAACGAGGGTGTTACTAGCCTGTGGCGCGGTTCATCTCTTACTGTGAATCGCGCCATGCTAGTGACAGCGTCACAGCTGGCATCCTATGATCAATTCAAGGAAATGATTTTAGAGAAGGATTTGATGAAGGACGGACTGGGGACCCACGTGACGGCGAGTTTTGCTGCCGGTTTCGTGGCGTCGGTGGTGACGAATCCGGTGGATGTGATCAAGACTCGGGTAATGAACATGAAAGTGGAGCCAGGGACGGCTCCACCGTACAATGGCGCACTCGATTGCGCCATGAAAACTATAAAAGCCGAGGGACCAATGGCTCTCTACAAGGGATTTATCCCAACAATTTCAAGGCAAGGACCATTCACTATTGTGCTCTTTGTTACACTAGAACAGGTCAGGAAATTGCTTAAGGACTTTTAA